A window from Vidua macroura isolate BioBank_ID:100142 chromosome 20, ASM2450914v1, whole genome shotgun sequence encodes these proteins:
- the TRIM37 gene encoding E3 ubiquitin-protein ligase TRIM37 isoform X1, which produces MDEQSVESIAEVFRCFICMEKLRDARLCPHCSKLCCFSCIRRWLTEQRAQCPHCRAPLQLRELVNCRWAEEVTQQLDTLQLCSLTKHEENEKDKCENHHEKLSVFCWTCKKCICHQCALWGGMHGGHTFKPLAEIYEQHVTKVNEEVAKLRRRLMELISLVQEVERNVEAVRSAKDERVREIRNAVEMMIARLDTQLKNKLITLMGQKTSLTQETELLETLLQEVEHQLRSCSKSELISKSSEILMMFQQVHRKPMASFVTTPVPPDFTSELVPAYDSTTFVLENFSTLRQRADPVYSPPLQVSGLCWRLKVYPDGNGVVRGYYLSVFLELSAGLPETSKYEYRVEMVHQSTNDPTKNIIREFASDFEVGECWGYNRFFRLDLLANEGYLNRQNDTVILRFQVRSPTFFQKCRDQHWYIAQLEAAQTSYIQQINNLKERLAIELSRTQKSRGVSPPDTHLSPQNDEGSETRAKKPGQSIETLLENFTAPGLARENKEEEEEKTQHEDFNHELSDGDLDIDLAGEDEVNHLDGSSSSASSTATSNTEENDIDEETMSGENDVEYSSTMELEDGDLMEDAAAAATPGASGTSHSYSSASGRPSRRGASALGSTASSSLLDIDPLILIHLLDLKDRNGMENLWGLQPRPPASLLQSRASSYSLKDRDQRRHQAMWRVPPDLKMLKRLKTQMAEVRSKMSDVKNQLSEVRSSNAGSGEGQPSFFSIEQGALAACGTDSCSKLQEIGMELLTKSSVTSCYIRNSASKKSTSAKPLRSGAAGSLSLRRAMDGGDGNLRLKGDSHPAEGGLGGSKLSARPHARALAGPGAAEALPKQEETPCEGSDSELGAAALNGLAAVEKNRKVGALGSNSKGCRTEGAQPGGLESSSEPGELQGMGSEGASAGAEEAGVCQKHVLHLLPGMSSDSDIECDTENEEQEDATSPSEVFNQAFSVQPSSEGHSSVLPDGDQASSEDLSFVPGDDSTR; this is translated from the exons ATGGACGAGCAGAGCGTGGAG AGCATTGCCGAGGTGTTCCGATGTTTCATTTGTATGGAGAAGCTGCGGGATGCCCGCCTGTGCCCTCACTGCTCCAAGCTCTGCTGTTTCAGCTGTATCCGG CGTTGGCTGACTGAACAAAGAGCTCAGTGCCCTCATTGTAG AGCCCCCCTGCAGCTCCGAGAGCTTGTCAACTGTCGCTGGGCAGAGGAGGTCACACAGCAGCTGGACACActtcagctctgcagcctcacaAAGCATGAAGAGAATGAAAAGGACAA GTGTGAAAACCATCATGAGAAGCTCAGTGTTTTCTGCTGGACCTGCAAGAAGTGTATCTGCCACCAGTGTGCACTTTGGGGAGGAATG CATGGAGGACATACTTTTAAACCACTGGCAGAAATCTACGAGCAGCATGTCACCAAAGTAAATGAAGAAGTGGCAAAGCTGAGGAGAAGACTCATGGAATTGATCAGTTTGGTGCAGGAAGTG GAGCGGAACGTGGAGGCCGTGCGCAGCGCCAAGGACGAGCGCGTGCGGGAGATCCGCAACGCCGTGGAGATGATGATCGCCCGCCTGGACACCCAGCTCAAGAACAAGCTCATCACTCTCATGG GTCAAAAGACATCACTTACTCAAGAAACTGAACTTCTGGAAACCCTGCTTCAAGAAGTAGAACATCAG TTACGGTCCTGCAGCAAGAGTGAGCTGATATCCAAAAGTTCAGAGATCCTGATGATGTTCCAGCAGGTCCATCGAAAGCCCATGGCCTCGTTTGTCACCACTCCTGTCCCCCCAGACTTCACAAG TGAATTGGTCCCAGCCTATGACTCAACTACATTTGTCTTGGAAAACTTCAG CACCTTGCGGCAGCGAGCGGATCCTGTGTACAGCCCTCCCCTGCAGGTGTCAGGACTGTGCTGGAGATTAAAAGTTTACCCG GATGGAAATGGAGTAGTTCGAGGCTACTACCTGTCAGTGTTCCTGGAGCTGTCTGCTGGATTGCCAGAGACATCCAA GTATGAATACCGTGTAGAAATGGTTCACCAGTCCACCAATGATCCCACCAAAAACATCATCCGGGAATTCGCCTCTGATTTTGAAGTTGGGGAGTGCTGGGGGTACAACCGATTCTTCCGCCTGGACCTGCTGGCCAACGAGGGCTACCTGAACCGGCAGAACGACACCGTGATCCTCAG GTTCCAAGTGCGCTCACCAACCTTCTTCCAGAAGTGCCGGGATCAGCACTGGTACATTGCTCAGCTGGAAGCAGCTCAGACAAGTTACATCCAGCAAATAAATAACCTGAAAGAA AGGCTCGCGATTGAACTGTCCCGGACTCAGAAATCCCGAGGGGTTTCCCCTCCAGACACTCACCTCAGTCCCCAGaatgatgagggctcagagacAAGAGCAAAGAAACCTGGACAAAGCATTGAAACACTGCTTGAGAACTTCACTGCTCCAGGACTAGCACGGGAGAacaaggaagaggaggaagagaagactCAGCATGAAGACTTTAAT cacGAGCTCTCAGATGGTGACCTGGATATAGATCTTGCTGGAGAAGATGAGGTGAACCACCTTGatggcagcagctcttcagcaAGTTCAACAGCAACCAGtaacactgaagaaaatgatATTGATGAAGAAACTAT GTCTGGAGAGAATGATGTGGAATACAGCAGCACTATGGAGCTGGAAGATGGAGATCTCATGGaggatgcagcagctgctgcaactCCTGGAGCATCAG GTACCAGCCACAGCTACAGCAGTGCCAGTGGGAGACCCTCGCGGCGCGGAGCCAGCGCCCTGGGctccacagccagcagcagcttgcTGGATATAGATCCCCTCATTCTGATCCACTTGTTGGACCTAAAAGACAGAAATGGCATGGAAAACCTCTGGGGCCTTCAGCCACGTCCTCCTGCCTCtcttctgcagagcagag CCTCATCCTATTCCCTGAAGGATCGAGACCAGCGCAGGCACCAGGCCATGTGGAGGGTGCCCCCAGACCTGAAGATGCTGAAAAGACTCAAAACCCAGATGGCAGAAGTTCGGAGCAAAATGTCTGATGTGAAGAACCAGCTGTCTGAAGTGAGGAGCAGCAACGCTGGCTCAGGGGAGGGACAGCCCAGCTTCTTCTCCATCGAGCAGGGAGCCCTGGCTGCCTGTGGCACTGACAGCTGCAGCAAGCTGCAGGAAatagggatggagctgctgacCAAGTCTTCAGTCACCAGTTGTTACATAAGGAATT ctgccaGTAAGAAAAGCACCTCAGCCAAGCCCCTTCGCtcgggagctgctgggagcctgtCCCTGAGGAGAGCCATGGACGGTGGGGACGGGAACCTGCGCCTGAAGGGGGACAGCCACCCTGCTGAGG GAGGCCTGGGGGGCTCCAAGCTGAGTGCTCGGCCCCACGCTCGGGCCCTGgccggccccggggccgccgaGGCGCTGCCCAAGCAGGAGGAGACGCCCTGTGAGGGATCAGActctgagctgggagctgctgccttgaATGGCTTGGCTGCTGtggagaagaacagaaaagttGGTGCTCTGGG CTCAAACTCCAAGGGATGTCGGACGGAAGGAGCTCAGCCTGGtggcctggagagcagctctgagcccggggagctgcaggggatgGGCTCTGAAGGTgcctctgcaggagcagaggaag
- the TRIM37 gene encoding E3 ubiquitin-protein ligase TRIM37 isoform X2: protein MEKLRDARLCPHCSKLCCFSCIRRWLTEQRAQCPHCRAPLQLRELVNCRWAEEVTQQLDTLQLCSLTKHEENEKDKCENHHEKLSVFCWTCKKCICHQCALWGGMHGGHTFKPLAEIYEQHVTKVNEEVAKLRRRLMELISLVQEVERNVEAVRSAKDERVREIRNAVEMMIARLDTQLKNKLITLMGQKTSLTQETELLETLLQEVEHQLRSCSKSELISKSSEILMMFQQVHRKPMASFVTTPVPPDFTSELVPAYDSTTFVLENFSTLRQRADPVYSPPLQVSGLCWRLKVYPDGNGVVRGYYLSVFLELSAGLPETSKYEYRVEMVHQSTNDPTKNIIREFASDFEVGECWGYNRFFRLDLLANEGYLNRQNDTVILRFQVRSPTFFQKCRDQHWYIAQLEAAQTSYIQQINNLKERLAIELSRTQKSRGVSPPDTHLSPQNDEGSETRAKKPGQSIETLLENFTAPGLARENKEEEEEKTQHEDFNHELSDGDLDIDLAGEDEVNHLDGSSSSASSTATSNTEENDIDEETMSGENDVEYSSTMELEDGDLMEDAAAAATPGASGTSHSYSSASGRPSRRGASALGSTASSSLLDIDPLILIHLLDLKDRNGMENLWGLQPRPPASLLQSRASSYSLKDRDQRRHQAMWRVPPDLKMLKRLKTQMAEVRSKMSDVKNQLSEVRSSNAGSGEGQPSFFSIEQGALAACGTDSCSKLQEIGMELLTKSSVTSCYIRNSASKKSTSAKPLRSGAAGSLSLRRAMDGGDGNLRLKGDSHPAEGGLGGSKLSARPHARALAGPGAAEALPKQEETPCEGSDSELGAAALNGLAAVEKNRKVGALGSNSKGCRTEGAQPGGLESSSEPGELQGMGSEGASAGAEEAGVCQKHVLHLLPGMSSDSDIECDTENEEQEDATSPSEVFNQAFSVQPSSEGHSSVLPDGDQASSEDLSFVPGDDSTR from the exons ATGGAGAAGCTGCGGGATGCCCGCCTGTGCCCTCACTGCTCCAAGCTCTGCTGTTTCAGCTGTATCCGG CGTTGGCTGACTGAACAAAGAGCTCAGTGCCCTCATTGTAG AGCCCCCCTGCAGCTCCGAGAGCTTGTCAACTGTCGCTGGGCAGAGGAGGTCACACAGCAGCTGGACACActtcagctctgcagcctcacaAAGCATGAAGAGAATGAAAAGGACAA GTGTGAAAACCATCATGAGAAGCTCAGTGTTTTCTGCTGGACCTGCAAGAAGTGTATCTGCCACCAGTGTGCACTTTGGGGAGGAATG CATGGAGGACATACTTTTAAACCACTGGCAGAAATCTACGAGCAGCATGTCACCAAAGTAAATGAAGAAGTGGCAAAGCTGAGGAGAAGACTCATGGAATTGATCAGTTTGGTGCAGGAAGTG GAGCGGAACGTGGAGGCCGTGCGCAGCGCCAAGGACGAGCGCGTGCGGGAGATCCGCAACGCCGTGGAGATGATGATCGCCCGCCTGGACACCCAGCTCAAGAACAAGCTCATCACTCTCATGG GTCAAAAGACATCACTTACTCAAGAAACTGAACTTCTGGAAACCCTGCTTCAAGAAGTAGAACATCAG TTACGGTCCTGCAGCAAGAGTGAGCTGATATCCAAAAGTTCAGAGATCCTGATGATGTTCCAGCAGGTCCATCGAAAGCCCATGGCCTCGTTTGTCACCACTCCTGTCCCCCCAGACTTCACAAG TGAATTGGTCCCAGCCTATGACTCAACTACATTTGTCTTGGAAAACTTCAG CACCTTGCGGCAGCGAGCGGATCCTGTGTACAGCCCTCCCCTGCAGGTGTCAGGACTGTGCTGGAGATTAAAAGTTTACCCG GATGGAAATGGAGTAGTTCGAGGCTACTACCTGTCAGTGTTCCTGGAGCTGTCTGCTGGATTGCCAGAGACATCCAA GTATGAATACCGTGTAGAAATGGTTCACCAGTCCACCAATGATCCCACCAAAAACATCATCCGGGAATTCGCCTCTGATTTTGAAGTTGGGGAGTGCTGGGGGTACAACCGATTCTTCCGCCTGGACCTGCTGGCCAACGAGGGCTACCTGAACCGGCAGAACGACACCGTGATCCTCAG GTTCCAAGTGCGCTCACCAACCTTCTTCCAGAAGTGCCGGGATCAGCACTGGTACATTGCTCAGCTGGAAGCAGCTCAGACAAGTTACATCCAGCAAATAAATAACCTGAAAGAA AGGCTCGCGATTGAACTGTCCCGGACTCAGAAATCCCGAGGGGTTTCCCCTCCAGACACTCACCTCAGTCCCCAGaatgatgagggctcagagacAAGAGCAAAGAAACCTGGACAAAGCATTGAAACACTGCTTGAGAACTTCACTGCTCCAGGACTAGCACGGGAGAacaaggaagaggaggaagagaagactCAGCATGAAGACTTTAAT cacGAGCTCTCAGATGGTGACCTGGATATAGATCTTGCTGGAGAAGATGAGGTGAACCACCTTGatggcagcagctcttcagcaAGTTCAACAGCAACCAGtaacactgaagaaaatgatATTGATGAAGAAACTAT GTCTGGAGAGAATGATGTGGAATACAGCAGCACTATGGAGCTGGAAGATGGAGATCTCATGGaggatgcagcagctgctgcaactCCTGGAGCATCAG GTACCAGCCACAGCTACAGCAGTGCCAGTGGGAGACCCTCGCGGCGCGGAGCCAGCGCCCTGGGctccacagccagcagcagcttgcTGGATATAGATCCCCTCATTCTGATCCACTTGTTGGACCTAAAAGACAGAAATGGCATGGAAAACCTCTGGGGCCTTCAGCCACGTCCTCCTGCCTCtcttctgcagagcagag CCTCATCCTATTCCCTGAAGGATCGAGACCAGCGCAGGCACCAGGCCATGTGGAGGGTGCCCCCAGACCTGAAGATGCTGAAAAGACTCAAAACCCAGATGGCAGAAGTTCGGAGCAAAATGTCTGATGTGAAGAACCAGCTGTCTGAAGTGAGGAGCAGCAACGCTGGCTCAGGGGAGGGACAGCCCAGCTTCTTCTCCATCGAGCAGGGAGCCCTGGCTGCCTGTGGCACTGACAGCTGCAGCAAGCTGCAGGAAatagggatggagctgctgacCAAGTCTTCAGTCACCAGTTGTTACATAAGGAATT ctgccaGTAAGAAAAGCACCTCAGCCAAGCCCCTTCGCtcgggagctgctgggagcctgtCCCTGAGGAGAGCCATGGACGGTGGGGACGGGAACCTGCGCCTGAAGGGGGACAGCCACCCTGCTGAGG GAGGCCTGGGGGGCTCCAAGCTGAGTGCTCGGCCCCACGCTCGGGCCCTGgccggccccggggccgccgaGGCGCTGCCCAAGCAGGAGGAGACGCCCTGTGAGGGATCAGActctgagctgggagctgctgccttgaATGGCTTGGCTGCTGtggagaagaacagaaaagttGGTGCTCTGGG CTCAAACTCCAAGGGATGTCGGACGGAAGGAGCTCAGCCTGGtggcctggagagcagctctgagcccggggagctgcaggggatgGGCTCTGAAGGTgcctctgcaggagcagaggaag